The following coding sequences are from one Culex quinquefasciatus strain JHB chromosome 1, VPISU_Cqui_1.0_pri_paternal, whole genome shotgun sequence window:
- the LOC6050205 gene encoding rhombotin-1 isoform X2: MMTMDVTTAEHPTGGPALNGGSVASAPQQQTVNGHQQQQQGGPVQNGMSQQQQQPQQLCAGCKKHIQDRFLLRALDLLWHEDCLKCGCCDCRLGEVGSTLYTKGNLMLCKRDYLRLFGNTGFCAACNKVIPAFEMVMRARNNVYHLECFACQQCNHRFCVGDKFYLCENKILCEYDYEERLVFASMANHPMLKRQIGQGGQQQQQNSAGGGGAAGGHHPVQNGIGGPQPGLMSQLQQQQQRATAGGDHNNNNNSNLPVGLGGPGGPFGTPTHMKAALSTAS, translated from the exons ATGATGACGATGGACGTCACCACGGCGGAACACCCGACGGGTGGTCCAGCGCTGAACgggggcagtgttgccagcgcgCCACAGCAGCAAACTGTCAACGggcaccagcaacaacaacagggTGGTCCCGTTCAGAACGGAATgtcacaacaacaacagcagccgcAGCAGCTGTGCGCCGGCTGCAAGAAACACATCCAGGACCGGTTCCTGCTGCGGGCGCTGGACCTGCTCTGGCACGAGGACTGCCTCAAGTGCGGCTGCTGCGACTGCCGGCTCGGCGAAGTTGGGTCCACCCTGTACACCAAGGGCAACCTGATGCTGTGCAAGCGCGACTACCTGAG ACTCTTTGGCAACACGGGCTTCTGCGCCGCCTGCAACAAGGTGATACCGGCGTTCGAGATGGTGATGCGGGCCCGGAACAACGTGTACCACTTGGAGTGCTTCGCCTGTCAGCAGTGCAACCACCG GTTCTGCGTCGGAGACAAGTTCTACCTGTGCGAGAACAAAATCCTCTGCGAGTACGACTACGAGGAGCGGCTGGTGTTTGCCTCGATGGCCAACCATCCGATGTTGAAACGTCAAATCGGGCAGGgtggccagcagcagcaacaaaacTCTGCAGGGGGAGGAGGCGCCGCCGGTGGTCACCATCCGGTGCAGAACGGAATTGGTGGACCACAGCCGGGACTCATGTCACAgttgcagcagcaacagcaacgggCAACCGCCGGAGGTgatcacaacaacaacaacaacagtaacCTTCCGGTGGGGCTTGGCGGACCGGGCGGACCGTTCGGGACGCCGACCCACATGAAGGCCGCACTCAGTACTGCTAGTTAA
- the LOC6050205 gene encoding LIM/homeobox protein Lhx2 isoform X1 produces MMTMDVTTAEHPTGGPALNGGSVASAPQQQTVNGHQQQQQGGPVQNGMSQQQQQPQQLCAGCKKHIQDRFLLRALDLLWHEDCLKCGCCDCRLGEVGSTLYTKGNLMLCKRDYLSLKNSRLFGNTGFCAACNKVIPAFEMVMRARNNVYHLECFACQQCNHRFCVGDKFYLCENKILCEYDYEERLVFASMANHPMLKRQIGQGGQQQQQNSAGGGGAAGGHHPVQNGIGGPQPGLMSQLQQQQQRATAGGDHNNNNNSNLPVGLGGPGGPFGTPTHMKAALSTAS; encoded by the exons ATGATGACGATGGACGTCACCACGGCGGAACACCCGACGGGTGGTCCAGCGCTGAACgggggcagtgttgccagcgcgCCACAGCAGCAAACTGTCAACGggcaccagcaacaacaacagggTGGTCCCGTTCAGAACGGAATgtcacaacaacaacagcagccgcAGCAGCTGTGCGCCGGCTGCAAGAAACACATCCAGGACCGGTTCCTGCTGCGGGCGCTGGACCTGCTCTGGCACGAGGACTGCCTCAAGTGCGGCTGCTGCGACTGCCGGCTCGGCGAAGTTGGGTCCACCCTGTACACCAAGGGCAACCTGATGCTGTGCAAGCGCGACTACCTGAG TTTGAAAAATTCCAGACTCTTTGGCAACACGGGCTTCTGCGCCGCCTGCAACAAGGTGATACCGGCGTTCGAGATGGTGATGCGGGCCCGGAACAACGTGTACCACTTGGAGTGCTTCGCCTGTCAGCAGTGCAACCACCG GTTCTGCGTCGGAGACAAGTTCTACCTGTGCGAGAACAAAATCCTCTGCGAGTACGACTACGAGGAGCGGCTGGTGTTTGCCTCGATGGCCAACCATCCGATGTTGAAACGTCAAATCGGGCAGGgtggccagcagcagcaacaaaacTCTGCAGGGGGAGGAGGCGCCGCCGGTGGTCACCATCCGGTGCAGAACGGAATTGGTGGACCACAGCCGGGACTCATGTCACAgttgcagcagcaacagcaacgggCAACCGCCGGAGGTgatcacaacaacaacaacaacagtaacCTTCCGGTGGGGCTTGGCGGACCGGGCGGACCGTTCGGGACGCCGACCCACATGAAGGCCGCACTCAGTACTGCTAGTTAA